From a single Macrobrachium rosenbergii isolate ZJJX-2024 chromosome 9, ASM4041242v1, whole genome shotgun sequence genomic region:
- the LOC136842006 gene encoding uncharacterized protein, producing the protein MGEEVKDGIQAGWNNWRAAYGVLCDKNAPLRLQGKFHKAVVRPAMLHGTETASMTKTEEKKMDTADTRALRLVSGVPREDRIRNEYIRGSTKVVEICKKVQERRLK; encoded by the coding sequence ATGGGTGAGGAAGTAAAAGATGGAATACAAGCAGGTTGGAACAACTGGAGAGCTGCCTATGGCGTCCTTTGTGACAAAAATGCACCATTAAGATTACAGGGAAAGTTCCACAAGGCAGTGGTAAGACCAGCTATGCTGCATGGTACAGAAACAGCCAGTATGacaaagacagaggagaagaaaatggaCACAGCAGATACAAGAGCGTTAAGATTGGTGTCTGGTGTACCAAgggaggataggattaggaatgaGTATATAAGAGGGTCTACAAAGGTGGTTGAAATTTGCAAGAAAGTGCAGGAAAGGAGACTGAAATAG
- the LOC136842005 gene encoding piggyBac transposable element-derived protein 3-like — protein MPSRNNGNLTLVEILEELERLSSSEEDDNEDHIIAETKKRYCSVSRRRLYWSTESDTHNELISNSMRRNRFEEIMRYFYAADNTDLNPDDKFAKVRPFLDILNKNYLSYGKVFGPSTISIDESMMPYFGRHPTKPFIRGKPIRWGYKAWAACTPLGYAFTLDLYQGSNPNEYASEYGLGGKVILNILDTLQAEYPRIKFSLYFDNFFASRKLLEEIKRRGHGAIGTLRANRVEKCPLTINKKFEKLPRASEEHFLKKDSQILVVRWNDNGVVSTGSNEHGTFPMKKVERYSAKEKKKVSVGCPRLIDIYNQNMGGVDRADENICHNRIAIRGIARKPCIGYIVKFKR, from the exons ATGCCCTCGAGAAATAATGG GAATCTGACATTGGTGGAAATTTTGGAAGAATTAGAAAGGCTTTCAAGTAGTGAAGAAGATGACAATGAAGATCATATTATTGCTGAAACGAAGAAAC GCTATTGTTCTGTATCAAGACGCAGATTATACTGGTCAACGGAATCGGATACTCATAATGagctaatatccaattcaatgCGTCGAAATAGGTTTGAAGAGATCATGAGGTATTTCTATGCTGCAGATAATACGGATCTGAATCCGGACGATAAGTTTGCCAAAGTACGCCCATTTttggacattttaaataaaaactatctttCCTATGGTAAAGTCTTTGGGCCATCCACTATATCTATAGATGAGTCCATGATGCCATACTTTGGAAGACACCCAACAAAACCGTTCATCCGTGGAAAGCCCATACGATGGGGTTATAAAGCATGGGCGGCTTGCACTCCTTTGGGTTATGCCTTTACTCTTGACCTTTACCAAGGAAGTAATCCAAATGAGTATGCAAGTGAATATGGATTAGGAGGGAAAGTTATTCTAAACATTCTTGACACACTTCAAGCTGAATATCCaagaataaaattctctctttattttgataaCTTCTTCGCCTCAAGAAAGCTCTTAGAAGAGATCAAAAGAAGAGGTCATGGTGCCATAGGTACCCTAAGAGCCAACAGAGTAGAAAAATGTCCACTGACTATCAACAAGAAGTTTGAAAAGTTGCCAAGAGCTAGTGAAGAGCATTTCTTAAAGAAAGATTCTCAAATTCTCGTTGTCAGATGGAATGATAACGGAGTAGTCAGCACTGGTTCTAATGAGCATGGAACGTTTCCCATGAAAAAAGTTGAGCGATACTcggcaaaggaaaaaaagaaagtatctgTAGGTTGCCCTCGTTTGATTGACATATACAACCAGAACATGGGTGGTGTTGACAGAGCAGATGAAAATATCTGTCATAATCGCATTGCAATTAGAG gcaTAGCCAGGAAGCCATGCATCGGTTATATTGTTAAATTCAAGAGGTAG